The Solanum pennellii chromosome 11, SPENNV200 sequence AGAACAATGACTCTTGCTCTACTTTTCCTACCAGTATttagagggggggggggggggNNNNNNNNNNNNNNNNNNNNNNNNNNNNNNNNNNNNNNNNNNNNNNNNNNNNNNNNNNNNNNNNNNNNNNNNNNNNNNNNNNNNNNNNNNNNNNNNNNNNNNNNNNNNNNNNNNNNNNNNNNNNNNNNNNNNNNNNNNNNNNNNNNNNNNNNNNNNNNNNNNNNNNNNNNNNNNNNNNNNNNNNNNNNNNNNNNNNNNNNNNNNNNNNNNNNNNNNNNNNNNNNNNNNNNNNNNNNNNNNNNNNNNNNNNNNNNNNNNNNNNNNNNNNNNNNNNNNNNNNNNNNNNNNNNNNNNNNNNNNNNNNNNNNNNNNNNNNNNNNNNNNNNNNNNNNNNNNNNNNNNNNNNNNNNNNNNNNNNNNNNNNNNNNNNNNNNNNNNNNNNNNNNNNNNNNNNNNNNNNNNNNNNNNNNNNNNNNNNNNNNNNNNNNNNNNNNNNNNNNNNNNNNNNNNNNNNNNNNNNNNNNNNNNNNNNNNNNNNNNNNNNNNNNNggggggggggagggggggcaAGGAAGAGAAATCCCGCAACTAAACCAGTGATTATGGTAATAGACATGACATTACCAGATGGAGAGGATAAAGCATATCAAATTCTAATCTAAAATGCACAATTGAGTACTCACCTGCCCCTTGAAACTGCTTCCTCCAACTCCTCAGATGATGAAGCGAAAAGCTCTATGTAGCGATTCCCTATTGTCATCCTGTCCTTCGCCATTGCAGCTCTTGAATCATCTGCACTAGCAAATTCAACAAATGCTTCCCCTGTAGGTCTACCCTCAAAAGTAGCTGTTATATGGATTGATTTTTCTTCAAGTTCAAAATCTTTAAAGAAATCAATAATATCTTCCTTGGTAGCTGAGAATGGCAATCCCCTCAGCCATAATACGCCAGTGTGTTCTGCAAGGTCTTTACTTTCATCAATAGATCTAGCCCTCGGAACTGAACCACCGCGAGAATCATAAACTTCATTGGCTATAGCCTTATAGTATTCATCCTTCTTGCTTCTGAAaacctcaacatatcttcttcCAATATTCTGCCTGTTTCTCTGAAGAGCAAAATCAACTTGAAGAGGGTACCCCAAAACACAGTATGCTTCCCCTGTAAATCTTCCACCTTTGTGGACAAGAAGCACATCAACTACATCCAAACCATGCAAGAAATCAGCAATCTCAGTCTCTGAGCAATCAAATGGGAGGCCACGGAGTCGAACAACAGGGAATGGCGGAGGCTGTCCATGGTAAGAGTATGACGGGGGAggtggaggaggaggaggattGTACATATAACTTGACCCTGGAGGAGTAGCATAATAAGAGGAACCTTGATCCATTATGCGTTGCCTTTTGAAGCCCATTTCACGGGCATCACCACTGTCCATGtagtttcttcatcaaatcaaaatgaaagCAACCTTTTTGTCAGTATCCAACtcaaaatcaataaaaacaGGCATTATCCtatccatttttaaaaaataaaaaagatagacCAATCAACATAGCAGACAGACCAAAGAACAAGTCAAACAAGCATCACAAGATAAAATTGATTTCCCTTCACTTAAAAACCCATACCCTTCACCCACTATCATACTACATTTATCGATCAGTTACCACTCTATCCACCTCTAAAGGTGTATACATACAAAAAGCATATATAAGCTTCTCTTTTACAACCAAAAGCATCAAAAAGTATCTCTTTTTTTTGGTGGGTAAGCGTTCAATTTCATTTTGGCCAACTATGTTAACGTaaattcacaaacaaaacaaaaaaagaagggaaatttcCAAGTGGGTATCTCATGGTTGCCCTTCATTTACTAGAATGCATCAAGAGTGAATCCTACACTTTCCAACCCACTTACAGAAAACAatcaaaaatcacaaaaaatacaACCTAAAAGAGAAATTCCATCAAAATTACAGACACCCAACAAAAAAACGGAACATTACAAGAAGAATTAGGTGCTTACCCTCTGTAATACATCTTGATTCAGCGTCCGATGGATCTGTGAAGTGCTCTTTCTGTGTCTATTGGGGTTTTGGGGGGAAGTGTAGGGTTCTTAAATTGGGATTTTCCTCTCGCGATGTAGCTAAATGGGGTAACCCGGTTCAAACTTATGTAGTAAGCTCTAAACAATGtcgttttaattttaatttttccgtaTTGAGAAAAAGAAGTCCAAAATCATTTATTTCGCGATGGAAATAGGGCACGACGGATTTAAGGTTGAGCTCAGCATGTGGGAGGTGGACTGGATTGAAGTaggatttttaaaattttacgtgggtttaaatttaattttaattttttacacgACTGATAAACCATTATTTGTTaagataatttctttaaaacaactaaaatattcaagatagtaaatgaaaatgactctataaaaaaaaaacaatttcatatatgtttttcaattgatctctataaaataaatttttcagtCATAATCTATTAAAAGTTAatacaattttataaaaataaacttatgtAGTAAGCTCTAAACAATGtcgttttaattttaatttttccctATTGAGAAAAAGAAGTCCAAAATCATTTATTTCGCGATGAAAATAAGGCACGACGGATTTAAGGTTGTGCTCAGCATGTGGGAGGTGGACTGGATTAAAGtaggattttaaaatttttacgtgggttcaaacttaattttaaatttttacacGACTGATAAACCACTATTTGTTaagataatttctttaaaacaactaaaatattcaagatagtaaatgaaaatgactctataaaaaaaacacaatttcttatatgtttttcaattgatctctataaaataaatttttaagtcATAATCTATTAAAAGTTAatacaattttataaaaataaacttatgtAGTAAGCTCTAAGCAATGtcgttttaattttaatttttccctATTGAGAAAAAGAAGTCCAAAATCATTTATTTCGCGATGAAAATAGGGCG is a genomic window containing:
- the LOC107004838 gene encoding heterogeneous nuclear ribonucleoprotein F translates to MYYRGNYMDSGDAREMGFKRQRIMDQGSSYYATPPGSSYMYNPPPPPPPPSYSYHGQPPPFPVVRLRGLPFDCSETEIADFLHGLDVVDVLLVHKGGRFTGEAYCVLGYPLQVDFALQRNRQNIGRRYVEVFRSKKDEYYKAIANEVYDSRGGSVPRARSIDESKDLAEHTGVLWLRGLPFSATKEDIIDFFKDFELEEKSIHITATFEGRPTGEAFVEFASADDSRAAMAKDRMTIGNRYIELFASSSEELEEAVSRGRVLDKPVDGRDPNEVTSILRMRGLPFSAGKDDIMDFFKDFALTEDAIHVTFLSDGRPTGEAFVEFASTDDAKAALAKDRMTLGSRYVELFPSSIEDMNHAVSRGR